The Bacillota bacterium genome has a window encoding:
- a CDS encoding ATP-binding cassette domain-containing protein, which yields MDAEFSLRNVSKSYGDLSVLAGLSLDVPKDRIVALLGPSGCGKTTLLSVIAGVVPTDSGQVLGLAGKEMSYLFQEPRLLDWMTVAQNVAFVLKDKLDREAIGPEVEMWLDRVGLKGYEKIYPRRLSGGQRQRVAMARALAYPSRILLMDEPFKSLDLGLKLDLIRDFLALWTDAPRTVLYVTHDVREAVLLADIVHVLSDKPTVVRSTHEINIPRLERPMDNIDVLKLEHELTLTLLAGRSSPVGQPPPQP from the coding sequence ATGGACGCGGAATTCAGTCTCAGGAACGTAAGCAAGTCATACGGCGACCTGAGTGTCCTTGCGGGACTGTCCTTGGATGTCCCCAAAGACCGGATAGTTGCCTTGCTGGGCCCATCGGGCTGTGGCAAGACCACTCTGCTCTCGGTGATCGCGGGGGTAGTTCCGACAGATTCAGGGCAGGTTCTGGGGCTTGCTGGCAAGGAGATGAGCTATCTGTTCCAGGAACCAAGGCTACTTGACTGGATGACTGTGGCGCAAAACGTCGCGTTCGTGCTCAAAGACAAGCTTGACCGGGAAGCCATAGGGCCCGAAGTAGAGATGTGGCTGGACCGCGTGGGTCTCAAGGGGTACGAAAAGATCTATCCGCGCCGCCTGAGCGGAGGCCAGCGGCAAAGGGTTGCCATGGCGCGGGCACTCGCCTATCCGTCAAGGATCCTGTTGATGGATGAGCCCTTCAAATCCTTGGACCTGGGACTCAAGCTTGACCTGATCCGTGACTTCCTTGCGCTCTGGACCGACGCACCTCGCACCGTGCTGTATGTGACGCACGATGTCCGTGAGGCGGTCCTGCTTGCGGACATCGTGCACGTTCTCTCAGACAAACCTACCGTTGTCCGGAGTACCCACGAGATCAACATACCTAGGCTAGAGAGGCCTATGGACAACATCGATGTCCTAAAGCTGGAACACGAGTTGACCCTGACGCTCCTAGCGGGGCGGTCATCCCCAGTGGGGCAACCTCCCCCTCAGCCCTGA
- a CDS encoding ABC transporter permease — MQVSTGTNRGGKAKALSIGFLSVLGALAVWKIAAVWVGNELFLPGPESTLRVFTQLAAARPFWTHLAATMIRGLAGFGISYAVGVAAGLATGLNSWFDTAFRPFLVTIRSTPFMAVTVLALIWFRSDTVPVFVTFLMVFPLVTQNVRDGIRDIDVRLVQMARVYRVRQGRILRELYLPAILPYLAAGATAGLGLTWKATISAEVISNPRWGIGTQMDRARVFLNTSEVFAWTAVVIALGLAFDRLIDGAVQKRVFRWK, encoded by the coding sequence ATGCAGGTTTCTACTGGAACGAATAGAGGCGGAAAGGCAAAGGCCCTGAGCATCGGGTTTCTTTCGGTGCTCGGGGCTTTGGCCGTCTGGAAGATCGCGGCAGTGTGGGTAGGCAACGAGCTCTTCCTGCCCGGCCCCGAGTCCACGCTGAGAGTGTTCACTCAGCTGGCTGCGGCTCGTCCGTTCTGGACGCACCTTGCCGCTACCATGATAAGAGGCCTTGCCGGGTTCGGGATCTCCTATGCGGTGGGCGTAGCAGCGGGGCTCGCCACCGGCCTGAACAGCTGGTTCGACACGGCGTTCCGGCCCTTCCTTGTGACCATAAGGAGCACACCTTTCATGGCTGTCACGGTGCTTGCCCTCATATGGTTCAGGTCAGATACGGTCCCGGTGTTCGTCACATTCCTCATGGTGTTCCCACTGGTGACCCAAAACGTGCGCGACGGGATCCGAGACATAGACGTCCGGCTTGTCCAGATGGCAAGGGTGTACAGGGTCAGGCAGGGTAGGATCTTGAGAGAGCTCTACCTTCCTGCGATCCTACCGTATCTTGCGGCCGGCGCCACGGCAGGTCTGGGCCTGACCTGGAAGGCTACGATTTCGGCTGAGGTGATATCTAACCCACGGTGGGGGATCGGAACTCAGATGGACAGGGCGAGAGTGTTCCTCAATACGTCGGAGGTTTTCGCCTGGACAGCCGTGGTGATCGCGCTCGGACTTGCATTCGACAGACTCATTGACGGCGCGGTTCAGAAGCGCGTATTCCGCTGGAAGTAG